A stretch of the Bradyrhizobium sp. CCBAU 53351 genome encodes the following:
- the ppa gene encoding inorganic diphosphatase, with translation MRIDAISIGKNVPHEVNVLIEVPVGGEPIKYEMDKEAGTLVVDRFLYTPMRYPGNYGFIPHTLSDDGDPCDVLIVNTRAIIPGAVMSVRPVGVLFMEDEAGGDEKILAVPSSKLTQRYDKVKSYSDLPDITLQQIQHFFEHYKDLEKGKWVKILRWGGPEEAHKLILEGMDREKKKKG, from the coding sequence CGAAGTCAACGTCCTCATCGAAGTCCCCGTGGGCGGCGAACCGATCAAATACGAGATGGACAAGGAGGCCGGCACGCTGGTGGTCGACCGCTTCCTCTACACGCCGATGCGTTACCCCGGTAACTACGGCTTCATTCCGCACACCCTGTCGGATGATGGCGACCCCTGCGACGTCCTGATCGTCAACACCCGCGCCATCATTCCCGGCGCCGTCATGAGCGTGCGCCCGGTCGGCGTGCTGTTCATGGAGGATGAAGCCGGCGGCGACGAGAAGATTCTGGCGGTGCCGTCGTCGAAGCTCACGCAGCGCTACGACAAGGTGAAGTCGTACTCCGACCTGCCCGACATCACGCTGCAGCAGATCCAGCACTTCTTCGAGCACTACAAGGATCTCGAGAAGGGCAAATGGGTGAAGATCCTGCGCTGGGGCGGCCCCGAAGAAGCGCACAAGCTGATCCTCGAAGGCATGGATCGCGAGAAGAAGAAGAAGGGCTGA
- the folD gene encoding bifunctional methylenetetrahydrofolate dehydrogenase/methenyltetrahydrofolate cyclohydrolase FolD encodes MTAKIIDGKVIAAELRARVTEEVARVKREHNLVPGLAVVLVGSDPASEVYVRSKHTQTQAAGMASFEHKLPADVSQADLLALVAKLNNDPAVHGILVQLPLPKGLNTEAVINAIDPAKDVDGLHPNNAGRLAGGFQALSPCTPLGCIILTKSVHASLEGMNAIVIGRSNLVGRPLVQLLLNENATVTIAHSRSRDLPGLVKQADLVYAAVGKAEMVRGDWLKPGATVIDVGINRIPKEDGKTRLVGDVAYQEALGVAGAITPVPGGVGQMTVACLLVNTLRAACAIAGLRKPAV; translated from the coding sequence ATGACCGCCAAAATCATCGATGGGAAAGTCATCGCCGCGGAGCTTCGGGCGCGCGTCACTGAGGAGGTCGCCCGGGTCAAGCGCGAGCACAATCTGGTGCCGGGTCTCGCCGTGGTCCTGGTCGGCAGCGACCCCGCCAGCGAGGTCTATGTCCGTTCCAAGCACACCCAGACCCAGGCCGCCGGCATGGCCTCGTTCGAGCACAAGCTGCCGGCCGACGTTTCGCAGGCAGATCTGCTGGCGCTGGTCGCAAAGCTCAATAACGACCCGGCCGTGCATGGCATCCTAGTGCAGCTGCCGCTGCCGAAGGGGCTGAACACCGAAGCCGTCATCAACGCCATCGATCCCGCCAAGGATGTCGACGGTCTGCATCCGAACAATGCCGGCCGGCTCGCCGGAGGCTTCCAGGCGCTGTCGCCCTGCACGCCGCTCGGCTGCATCATCCTGACCAAGAGCGTGCACGCCTCGCTGGAAGGCATGAACGCCATCGTCATCGGCCGCTCCAATCTGGTCGGTCGCCCGCTGGTGCAATTGCTGCTGAACGAGAACGCCACGGTGACGATCGCGCATTCGCGCTCGCGCGACCTGCCCGGCCTCGTGAAGCAGGCCGATCTCGTCTATGCCGCGGTCGGCAAGGCGGAGATGGTGCGCGGCGACTGGCTGAAGCCGGGTGCGACCGTGATCGATGTCGGCATCAATCGCATCCCCAAGGAAGACGGCAAGACGCGCCTCGTCGGCGACGTCGCCTATCAGGAAGCGCTCGGGGTTGCCGGCGCCATCACGCCGGTGCCGGGCGGCGTCGGTCAGATGACGGTGGCCTGCCTGCTGGTGAACACGCTGCGCGCGGCCTGCGCGATCGCCGGGCTGCGGAAGCCGGCGGTGTAG